The genomic window GACAATCTGCTCGACTACGAGTGGGAGCCCCACGAGGGCCCCGGCGGCGCGTGGCAGTGGAAGCCGGTCGACGAGGAACTGGAGGACTCTGTCCCGGACGCGCACGACGAGTCGGAGCAGACGACTCCGATGATGCTCACGACGGACATCGCCCTGAAGAAGGATCCCGACTACCGGGAGATCGTCGAGCGCTTCCAGGACAACCCGATGGAGTTCGGCATCAACTTCGCGAAGGCCTGGTACAAGCTGACCCACCGCGACATGGGGCCGCCGTCGCGGTTCCACGGCCCGGAGGTTCCCGAGGAGGAGATGATCTGGCAGGACCCCCTTCCCGTCGCGGACTACGACCTGATCGACGACGCAGCGGCCGCCGACCTGAAGGGGCAACTGCTCGAGTCCGATCTCTCCATCTCACAGCTCGTCAAGACTGCCTGGGCGTCCGCCTCCACCTTCCGCAGCAGCGACAAGCGCGGTGGCGCAAACGGCGCTCGCATCCGGCTCGAACCCCAGCGGAGCTGGGCGGTCAACGAACCGGAGGAGCTGGACGCCGTCCTGGAGACCTACGAGGAGATCCAGGCCTCGTTCAACGAGTCACGATCCGACGACACGCGCGTCTCCCTCGCAGATCTGATCGTGCTCGGCGGTCACGCGGCCGTCGAACAGGCCGCCGCGAACGCCGGCCACGACGTCACCGTTCCGTTCGAGCCCGGACGTACCGACGCCACCCAGGACCAGACCGACGTCGAATCCTTCGAGGCTCTCGAACCGAAGGCGGACGGGTTCCGGAACTACCTCGGCGAGGAGACCGACCGACCCGCAGAGGAACACCTGATCGACAAGGCAGATCTGCTGGACCTGACGCCAGCCGAAATGACGGTGCTCGTGGGCGGCATGCGGGCGCTGAACGCGAACTACCAGGGATCCGAACTCGGCGTCTTCACCGAGCAGCCCGAGGCGCTGACCAACGACTTCTTCGTAAACCTGCTCGACATGAGCGTCGAGTGGGAGCCGGTTTCGGACGACGAGAACGTGTTCGAGGGCCGGGACCGCGAAACGGGCGAACGCGAGTGGAAGGGGAGCCGCGTCGACCTGATCTTCGGATCGCACTCCCGGCTCCGAGCGATCGCGGACGTCTACGCGAGCGACGACGCGGAGGAGAAGTTCGTGGAGGACTTCGTCGACGCGTGGACGAAGGTGATGACGGCCGATCGGTTCGACCTCGAGTGAACTGAGCGGCGGTTCTCGACGCCAGCGGTTTTCGCCTCTCGCCCCCGTCGTCACTCGAAGGCGGTCATGCGTCGGATCGCAATCTGGAGCAGGGACGGCGTTACCAGCACCGAGACGAGCACGAGCAAGACGAACGCCGAGAACAGCTGCCTCGTTACGTATCCCTCCGTGAGTGCGGTACCGACAATCGCCAGGCCGACTCCCGCTTTGGGTACCATACCGACGCCGATGGCCACCGACTCGCCGACGTCACCGCCCGCGATGGCGTTGCCAACGAGTCCGCCGACGAACTTCGACACTACCCCGAGGGTTACGACGGCGATGAGGAACGCGTCGAGGGTGCTCAGGACCCGAAGGTCGATTCGGGCGCCCACGCCAGCGAAGAATATCGGTATGAACACGCCGTACCCGATGCCGACGATGCCCTCCCGGACCTCCAGTCGCGAGAAGCGCTCATTTTCACCGACGAGCAGCCCCACGACGAGCGCTCCGATGGTGACGTCGAGACCGGCCGCTTCTGCACCGTAACTGCCGAGAAACACCGCGCTGAGGAGTGCCAGGACGTCCACCCCGATCTGACGTGATCGTGCGAGGAGCGAGGAGAGCCACGCGACGATTCCGAATCGTGCCACCGCGACGGCGGCGAAGAACACGATCACCTTTCCAAGCGTCGTCACGGCCGCCTGGAACCCCTCTCCGGAGACGGTAGTCAACAGCAGGGCGAACGCGAGCAGTCCCAGTACGTCGTCCACGACTGCCGCGCCGACGATGCGGTGTCCGATCCGCGACTCGAGTCGCTCGAGGTCCACCAGCGTTCGTGCGGTGACCGCGATTGAGGTAACCGAGAGCGCGAGCGCCAGGAACGCCGTCTCGACCGCACCGTAGCCGAATGCGAGCCCCAGTGCCACGCCGGTGGCTGCGGGCACCACCATCCCGCAGAGGCCGATGCTGATCGCTGCTGGACCGACCGCGAGAAGTTCCGTGAGGTCGAGGTGCTCGTAGCCGACGTCGAAGAAGAGCAGCATCGCACCGATGGTTGCGAACACGGCGAAGGTGCCGTCGTAGTCGATGAGACCGACGACGGACGGCCCGAGGACGAGGCCCGCCACGATCTCACCGACGAGTGCAGGTTCCCCCAGGCGCTCGAGAACCTCGCCGAAAACGAGCGCGACGGCCAAGGTCGCGCCGACGACGAGCAGGACGTCCGCCATCGGGACCACGTTGTGCTCGCATTCACCTGTCTCTTGCTCCAACGGAGAGGACGACTGCACCGATCGCGTCGTTTGCCGGGGACACGAGAAGAGAAATCGATTTCGTCCGGCCGTCCAGCCGAGTTTTCGCTTCGGTACCGATCACGCGGTACCAATCAGGTAATTGATGGTATGGAAATCGAAAGCGCGACTTTGGTGGTGGTGAGCGAAGTTCGAGGTGGGATACCATGTCAACGACAGCCGAGGAGAACAAGCGCATCGTTCGTCGGATCCGTGACGAAGTCGAGGAGCAGGGTGATCTCGAGTCAGTTGACGAGATTTTCGCCGCGGACGTCGTGGTACACACGCCGATGGGAGAGTTCCGTGGTCGTGAGGCGATCAAAGAGATGTACCAGAGCGACAACGAGGCATTTTCGGACTCCACGGAGACGATTCACGACGTCGTCGCGGATGATGACACCGTCGCCATCCGAATGACGGAGCGTGGCACCCACGACGGCGAGTTCTTGGGGATGGAACCAACCGGCAGAGAATACGAGATACAGACCACGGCCTTCCTCCACCTGGACGACGGGAAGGTCACTGAATGGTGGATACAACCGGATACGCTCGGATTCTTTCGACAACTCGGCGTTGATCCCGAAGAGATCAGTGAGGCGGTACCGGCCGCCGACGACTGACTTCCGTCACGCACCCCTCAGATGCCAGATTGGGTTTCGACCTTCGGCGCGAAGTCGGATCGGACGGTCGTCCTGCTCCATCCAGCCGGGTGGACGCGCCACGCGTGGACGCCCCACGCAGAGCGGCTGGCCGACAGGTACTGCGTCGTGACAATCGACTTGCCGGGACACGGCGTCCATCCCGCTCCCGAATTCTCGATGGAGCGGGCCGTCGCCGACGTCGATCGCGTCCTCGACTCGTTCGGTACTGCAGCCCTCGTCGGCCATTCGCTGGGGGGATACGTTGCGATTCGTGCTGCGGCTGGCGATCCCGAACGAGTGGATGGACTGCTCCTGGCAGGCGCCGCCTACAACTGGTATTGGCGGTCGCCCGTGGGACTGGCGCTGAGTGTCGCCCAACGTCTTCAGTCCTCTCTCTTCGAGGGACTCTCGCACTTCCCCCGACTGGCTCGGCGGTTCAAGCACGTCCCCGACGACGAGACGCAGTTGCCGCCCCCGCACGAGGACACGCACCCGTACTGGACGGGCTTCGTCAGCGCCATCCGGGATATCACCTTTCGACAGTCCTGGCAGGACGTCGAAGCCTACGGCGGGCCGACGCTGATTATCCACGGCGATACGGAACTGCTTGCAGGGCAGGCGGGTGCCCTCGCCGCGAGGGCCAAGGCGAATTTGCGATGGATCGAGGGCGACCACTACGCCCCGATGGACGATGCAGAGACGTTCACGGCGGAGGTGGCACGGTTCCTCGACGACGTCTACGCCGTGCAGATGGAGGCGAGTGCATCTGAGAACAGGAGCCACCGAGTTCGGGACCTGCTCCGAGTTGGGGGGTGATCCCCCTACGGCTGTAACGCGGGAATCCCGACAGGACCACCGACGACGTAGCCTTCCAGAACGCCCCGGAGTACGTGGCCCTTTCCTCGGAGACGACCCTGTCGAGATCCGAGCGGCGACAGCGGACGTCGACGGATCAGCCGTCACCACTGTCGAGCGCTCCTCGAAGGCCGGTCGCCGTACTCTGCGGTGGCCGTCGGCAACCTGCATCTCGACGTGGCGTCGGTCGACACACTATTCGAAGCCCCTTCGTCGGATAATGCCTCCGAGAGCGTTCGGTTGCATCGCACCACCAGACGCACGGTGAGAACTAAACGGATCATGGTCGGAGATAGGGGAAGAACCCCTCACGGTAACGTCTTCTTCAGTAGTCACCGATACGCGTGCCGTGGTTCGTTTGCCGACTCCAAACTCTGGAGTCACCGAATATACTGTCTCCACCGCACCCGATTCCAGGTGGAACACGGACGCGTAAGCAGCGTCGTCGCGATTGAGAGGGGTATCGGGAGGGATCACTCCTCCGCCAGCAGTCCAGTGAGTGCACTGGCCGCGTCTTCGAAGGCATTGACGTCCATGCTATCGGTGGTGAACAGAACGCCCGCATCACCTCGAAGGATTCGGACGACGAAACCGTCCTCGTGGAATCTCACGGTAAACTCGTAGGCACCGATGTCCGTGCCATCTTCGCGCTGGGCAAGCATCGTACGCACTGGGCCCTCGGCGAACCCGGTTCGTTCGAACTCGACAAGTTGCGACTTGGCCTCTCTCACAGTATGGGTCGATTCGTAGAGTCCCTGCCTCGTATAGAGGACGTCGAAATTCGATGGGGTGAAATACACGACGCTCCGGAGCGTATCCCCGAGACTCGTTCGGACGGCGCTGACGATGCTCTCGCTCATCTCTTCAGTGAGGGCTGTCTGGAGGGTCATCACTCCACCAGATTGAATTGGTGTTCCGCGGTGACAACGATTGCGGTGGGGAAGCTACGTGGCGTCCGTCCAGTAACTGACTGGAAATTGAACCGTTCGGCGTGATAGACTGGACGACCGTCGACGAATTGTGAACGCCTGACGGAAGCAGATGCGCCTCGGCACGGGTTGCAATCACGAATCAGGGCACTGAAGCGATAGATACCCCTTCTGTCGTCCCGTACCCTCGACCGTGAAGTGTGGTCGTGGGCGCTGCAGGCGTTGAACCGGAGCCAGAGGTTCCTGCTCACTTCCACTGCGCGGGCTGCCTCTGGCCGGGTTCGAACCGTTGGACCAAGCGCTGCTCGTCACGACGTTCCTCGCAGGAGCATGGGCGCTGCAGGCTCCGGTTCGACTGTCAAACGGAGATCTTTGCGACGCCGGGACTGGATTCGGGTGTGTCCGAGGTGGCAACATTAGATAGTTCTACACGCGTATTCGATCCCGTACTGAATCGAATCCACGTATCTGGCACGGGGTTCTGCCACTCGTCTCGACAACAGGAGTGCTGCCACTGGATACGGGAGTCATCGAATCGAGAGTTGGATGGCTCCATAGAATGGAGCGTCAGCAGTCAAAGCTCCGTCGACTGAGAGAACTCACGCGGATCCCACCGAGCAACTCCGCACCCTTCTCAGTCCGGCCCTGGATCATCCACCGCACGATCGTGGACCCGAATCGTCGAAATTCGAGTCCCCTCGACGCCCGTCACCTCGAGGACGTGCCGGTCAATCTCGACGCGATCGCCACGTTCCGGGGCACGGTCGAGTTGTTCGAGTACAAGTCCGCCGATCGTTTCGACCTCTTCGCTCGTGAGGTCTCCCTCGATCACGTCGTTGATTGTTGACAGCGGGACGCCGCCATCGACGTCGTACCCGTCGTCGTCACGCTGGCGAATCGAGGGCTCACGCTCGTCCACGTCAAACTCATCCCGGAGGTCTCCGACGAGCGCCTCGACGACGTCTTCGACCGTTGCAATCCCCTCTAGTGCCCCCCACTCGTCGATCACTGCGGCCATCTGCTGTTGGTCTTCCCTGAACTGTCGCAACAGATCGCTTAGCGCCATCGTCTCGGGGGCGATGATGATCTCGCGTGCGATGTCGCCGACCACTTCGGCGTTCTCGCCTCCCACCTCCGCGCGTAGCACGTCCTTGACGTCAACGAATCCGACCACCTGGTCGCCGTCGTCGGCCTGGAGCACTGGATAGCGCGTATGCCCCTCCTCGAGGACGATCGAATGAAGGTCGGAGAGCGAGCTATCAGCCGGAACGCTCACCACGTCCGGTCGTGGAACCATCACCTCCCGCACCACGATATCGTCGAGATCAAAGACCCGCTCGATCATGGTCACTTCCGCGACGTCGATGTCACCCCCCTCACCCGATCGAGTGAGCACCCGCAAAAGCTCCCGTTCGCCGAGCGTCTCGTCCGTTTCGGAAGCGGGTGGGACGCCGAGTGATCGCGTGAATGCGTTGGCGGCACCGTTGAACACGACGATCCCCGGATAGAGCAAGAAATAGAAGATCTTCATTGGCGGGGCGAGGAACAGGGAGAGTCGCTCTGTCTGGGCGATTGCGAGCGTCTTCGGCGCGAGTTCACCGAAGACGACGTGAAGGAACGTGATGATACTGAAACCGATTGCGAACGCGACGAGATGGATGAGGCTCGCCGGGAGAACCGATTCCAGTACGGGCTCGATGAGTGCCGCCACTGCTGGTTCGCCGACCCATCCCAATCCGAGTGAAGCGATGGTGATACCGAGTTGCGTCGTGGCGAGATAGTCGTCGAGATTCTCCATCACCTCCTGGAACGTCCCCGCACCGGTGCGCCCCTCCTCTGCAAGTTGTTCGACCGATGTCCCTCGTATCCGCACGAAGGCGAACTCTGCAGCGACGAAGAAGCCGTTGAGTACCACGAGCACCAGCGCAACGACGACCTGCGCCAGTGAGAGTGCGAGGTTTACCATTGGTGGGGCTGGAGGCTTCGGCTGTTCGATTCTCGTGTGACCATAGTCGTGCATCTCGTTCCACCTACAAAAATCGTTTAAAAGATGCTCGCAGCGATCCGACTGTCGTGATCATCGAACGAACGCAGCGGACCGGCCTGTTCGGCCGGAAATGGCCGCGCTAGCTGGCGATCATATCAAGACGCACCTCTGGGCGTTGCAGGGTTGTGAAGTACGCCCAGACGTGCTCGTTTCGATGCGCGCGTTTGGTCTCGTTCAAATCCTTCGCGCTACACTTCTCGCTCCTCAGATCCGTCCACCGAAGCGGCGAAGCCGCTTTGAGCAGTCGCTCACTGCGTTCGCGACAACTTCCCAAGGGAGTGGGCGCTGCAGGCTCTGGTTCGATGATCGAACGAATCGACCTTTGCGGCGTGAGGCTGCTTTATTCGGGCATTTGAGAAGTGGTGAATGTCTGGTTCTGAGCATGTATCCAAACCATGCTGAATAGAACGTGCGTATTGACCACCGCAGTTTAGACAGTTCAAAGAGATGTTTCGATAGCTGTGCGAGATACAGGGCGCGAATGTTGCACAAACTGAGAACCAATCTGTGATGTGTAGTGACCGATCAGTAGCAGCCAAGTAAACGAAGACATATCAGCTATCAAACTGTCAGTGTAGTTATATTTGTAGCTGTTGCAGTATGAGCGGAACACTGCACGCAGTGTTCAGCTCAACTATGGATCGACGTGAATTATTACAAGCGGGGGCGGGCGCGCTGGCGCTCACCCAGGTGCCGATAGCACTTGCACAGGACGACGAGGATTTCGACGCTGCCGCATTGTTTAGTGCCGGTTCGATGACCGGCGATCAACAGAATCCGCCGCTCGAAAGTGACGGTGTCGGCGCTGCGGTCTTCAGTCTGTCACAGGATGCATCCGAACTTCACTACGTATTACTCAATACGGAACTTGAGGGAGTTACTCAAGCACATATTCACGCCGGAGAGCGCGAAGAGACCGGTGATGTCGTCGCGTTTCTGTTTGGCCAGCGAGATGAGGACGGTGTCTACACAGGGGAAATTGAGGGGGGAGTTACCTTCAACGGCGTTCACGCAACCGGTACGATCACGGAGGACGATCTTCTCGGGCCGTTCGAGGGTGAATCGTTCCAGATACTCGTAGACGCCATGCAAAATGAGGAAACGTATGTGAACGTTCACACAGTCGAACATCCTGAGGGTGAAATCCGGGGACAATTGATGGAAGTTCAAGACATCGACATCAAGTTCACCGAGATGGACGACATCTGGCATGAGGGTGGACAGCTCCACATGCAACCCGACTCTCGATTGCTGATCCGCGAAAACGACGAGATTATTCACCACCACGATAACACCCGAGGACGCCAACGACATCACGATCCAGAGACCGATGGGGATGATGAGCGTGGTCGAGAGCCAGATGATGACGGTCGTGGTCGAGGGCCAGATCACGGGCCCGACGACGCCCGGGGGCGTGGACGAGGCGATCATCATCGACGCCGAAGAGATGACGACGATGAGTAGTTGATTACGGTAACCGTCTCCGTTGTTCAGGGGGAGCCATAATACATTTGTCAATTCCAGACCGGCCGTGTTCTGTTCGCACGTGAAGTGTACGTATAATCCACATATTTCTGTGCGAAAGAAATAAGGTCATCGTACTGCACTTAACCTCTGTATTCAGCACGGAATTCCTGACAAAACCTGGGATGATTCTGACCCGAGTTCTCCGATTCGGCGCAAGCACGATTGCTCATCAATCGGCGATTGATTTTCCGAATTGCCACCAGTTTGGCTGTACGCGAATCCCTGTGGAAATCACTCGCTGTTCGACCATCGAATGAAAGCAACGGCGCTGCGTTCGGTTGGCGGGCCACCTCGACGCTGCCGTGCGATTATATCTCGGGAAAATATGGGCGCTGCAGGATTTGAACCCGCGACAACTTGGTCCGAAGCCAAGCACTCTATCCAGACTGAGCTAAGCGCCCTGCGCTGACGTATCGCTGGATTGCGTTTAAGTCCGACGATTCACCGTGGCGGGTAGTATTATCTGGCTCGAACGAGTCGCGAGTTAGCATGAGCCACCGTCCCGGCATCGTTGGCCTCATCGCAACCGAGGACGGGGGTGTTGCCGAGATCGAAACCGCCCTCACCGAGCGAGGGCACGAGGTACGGGCGGCGACCGAGGTGGAATCCGCGCGCAAACTCGCGAACGAACGTGCCGTCGATTGCCTCGTGGTTGCAGGGGGCGACGGGGTCGACGTCGTTGCGGTCCTGTCTGTGATCAACGAGGCGGATGCGCTGCTACCGACGGTCTGCTATCCTTACGCCGGCTCCGAAGCACTGGCGGCACGGACCATCGAACTCGACGTCGATACGTACGTCCCCCGATCGGCTGGCCTCGAGTCGCTCGTGGCGGCGGTGGACGACGCCTGCGCCGCCGGGGACGATCCGCTGCGGGACGCCGAGGGGATGCTCCGTACCTTGACGGACGCGGTGCCGGTCTCACTGTCGATCTACTTCAAGGACGCGATGGGCCGGCACCTGCACGTCTCCGAACACTTCCCGAAACTGATCGGGCCTCCGTACATGGAGACGCCTGACGAGAAGATCATCCACCATCCGGCGGACGCGCTCGGGATGACCGATTTCGATCTCTATGGCCCGGAACTCGGCGTGGAGACTGCAGCGGACGAAGAGCGAATCATGAAGACCGGTGAACCGATCGTCGACAAACTCGAAGATGCCTCCGAGTCCGGTGACGAGGACTACTACGTCTCGACCACGAAAGCGCCGTGGTACGATTCGACCGGCCGACTCCGCGGGATCGTCGGCGTCACGATCGACGTTTCCGAGCGCGAACGAAACCGACGTACGCTCGCCCGTCAGAACGAGCGACTCGAACGATTCGCGAGCACACTGAGTCACGACCTGCGCAATCCGCTGGCGATCGCGCAGGGACGACTCCGAGAACTCGAGGGCGACTCGGAAGCGGTGGCGGACGTCGAGTGGGCCCTCGATCGGATGGACCAACTGATCAGTGAGATGCTCGAACTTGCTCGCCAGGGATCGGTCGTGGACGATCCCGAGCCAGTCGATCTCGCACTGCCGGCCCGGCACGCCTGGGATACCGTCGCTGCTGGTGGCACACTCACCGTCGGCGATCTTCGCACGGTGGAGGGCGATCCAGAGCGGATCAGGACCCTCTTCGAGAATCTCTTTCGCAACGCCGTCGAGCACGGCGGCGACGACGTCGCGATCGCGGTTCAGGATACCGCTGACGGGTTCGCGGTGACGGACGACGGGCCGGGGATCCCAGGCGACGATCCCAGTGAGATATTCGAGCACGGGTTCACGACGAGAGCCGATGGGACCGGATTCGGTCTCTCGATCGTCCGTGAGATTGCCGACGCTCACGGATGGACGATCGACGCCACGAACGGGGCCGCCGGGGGCGCTCGATTCGACGTTCGCGTCGTTCACCCACCGGATGGAGGCGGTGACGAGTGAGCTACTCACTGGAGATGTACCGGCCCCGAGTATCCCGATAACGACGCCTACCACGATGAGTCACGACCCTGTGGGATAGCCGGTGCTATGCCTCCGACGATCGCCGGATCACCTCGGGGCGGTCTGATTAGCCCGGGACGGCGATCGACGACTGTCGACGATCCGCGCCATTTATCCGCTGGCCATCGCAGGAATCGGGCATGGACGTGGGAACGGCCCTTCGGGGGTACTTCGATCTGACGCGGGCCGGGAACGCGATCACGTCGGGCGTCCTGACCTTCGTCGGAGCGTACGTGACTGGCGGTGCGTTCGAGGAGCCACTGGCGGCGACCGCTGCAGTCGTCGCCACGATCTTCGGCGTCGCTGCGGGGAACTCGATCAACGACTACTTCGACCGCGACATCGACGCGATCAATGCACCAGATCGGCCGCTACCGCGAGGAGCGGTGTCACCGAGGGGTGCACTCCTCTTCAGCGGTGGGCTGTTCGCTGGAGCAGTGGTACTCGCATTGACGTTGCCTCCGCTGGCCATCGCGATCGCGCTCGTCAACCTCGTGGCGCTCGTCGCGTACACCAAACTGTTCAAAGGCCTTCCCGGGGCCGGGAACGTGGTGGTCGCGTACCTGGGTGGGAGTACGTTCCTGTTCGGGGCAGCGGCCGTCGCGACGCCCGACGCTGCCGCGCTCGTGCTGTTCGTGCTGGCCGCGCTCTCGACACTGGCGCGGGAGGTCGTCAAAGACGTCGAGGACGTCGAGGGGGACCGCTCGGAAGGACTCAACACGCTCCCGATCGCGATCGGCGAACGTCGCTCACTCCAGTTCGCCGTGCTGCTCGTACTCGTCGCCGTCCTCGTCAGCCCAGCACCCTACCTGGTTGATG from Salinarchaeum sp. Harcht-Bsk1 includes these protein-coding regions:
- the katG gene encoding catalase/peroxidase HPI — its product is MNGSDQDWWPNQLKVAILDQNARDVDPWGDEFDYAEAFESLDLDAVKADIEDVMTTSQDWWPADYGHYGPLFIRMAWHSAGTYRTTDGRGGASEGAQRFAPLNSWPDNANLDKARRLLQPVKQKYGRKLSWADLLILAGNVAIESMGGETFGFAGGREDAFAPDEAVYWGPENEMEASDRFTDDGELEEPLGATVMGLIYVNPEGPDGQPDPEASAENIRESFDRMAMNDEETVALIAGGHTFGKVHGADSSEHLGPEPEAAPIEEQGLGWKNEYGSGKGGDTITSGIEGPWTQAPIEWDLGYLDNLLDYEWEPHEGPGGAWQWKPVDEELEDSVPDAHDESEQTTPMMLTTDIALKKDPDYREIVERFQDNPMEFGINFAKAWYKLTHRDMGPPSRFHGPEVPEEEMIWQDPLPVADYDLIDDAAAADLKGQLLESDLSISQLVKTAWASASTFRSSDKRGGANGARIRLEPQRSWAVNEPEELDAVLETYEEIQASFNESRSDDTRVSLADLIVLGGHAAVEQAAANAGHDVTVPFEPGRTDATQDQTDVESFEALEPKADGFRNYLGEETDRPAEEHLIDKADLLDLTPAEMTVLVGGMRALNANYQGSELGVFTEQPEALTNDFFVNLLDMSVEWEPVSDDENVFEGRDRETGEREWKGSRVDLIFGSHSRLRAIADVYASDDAEEKFVEDFVDAWTKVMTADRFDLE
- a CDS encoding cation:proton antiporter; this encodes MADVLLVVGATLAVALVFGEVLERLGEPALVGEIVAGLVLGPSVVGLIDYDGTFAVFATIGAMLLFFDVGYEHLDLTELLAVGPAAISIGLCGMVVPAATGVALGLAFGYGAVETAFLALALSVTSIAVTARTLVDLERLESRIGHRIVGAAVVDDVLGLLAFALLLTTVSGEGFQAAVTTLGKVIVFFAAVAVARFGIVAWLSSLLARSRQIGVDVLALLSAVFLGSYGAEAAGLDVTIGALVVGLLVGENERFSRLEVREGIVGIGYGVFIPIFFAGVGARIDLRVLSTLDAFLIAVVTLGVVSKFVGGLVGNAIAGGDVGESVAIGVGMVPKAGVGLAIVGTALTEGYVTRQLFSAFVLLVLVSVLVTPSLLQIAIRRMTAFE
- a CDS encoding ester cyclase translates to MSTTAEENKRIVRRIRDEVEEQGDLESVDEIFAADVVVHTPMGEFRGREAIKEMYQSDNEAFSDSTETIHDVVADDDTVAIRMTERGTHDGEFLGMEPTGREYEIQTTAFLHLDDGKVTEWWIQPDTLGFFRQLGVDPEEISEAVPAADD
- a CDS encoding alpha/beta fold hydrolase; this translates as MPDWVSTFGAKSDRTVVLLHPAGWTRHAWTPHAERLADRYCVVTIDLPGHGVHPAPEFSMERAVADVDRVLDSFGTAALVGHSLGGYVAIRAAAGDPERVDGLLLAGAAYNWYWRSPVGLALSVAQRLQSSLFEGLSHFPRLARRFKHVPDDETQLPPPHEDTHPYWTGFVSAIRDITFRQSWQDVEAYGGPTLIIHGDTELLAGQAGALAARAKANLRWIEGDHYAPMDDAETFTAEVARFLDDVYAVQMEASASENRSHRVRDLLRVGG
- a CDS encoding hemolysin family protein, encoding MVNLALSLAQVVVALVLVVLNGFFVAAEFAFVRIRGTSVEQLAEEGRTGAGTFQEVMENLDDYLATTQLGITIASLGLGWVGEPAVAALIEPVLESVLPASLIHLVAFAIGFSIITFLHVVFGELAPKTLAIAQTERLSLFLAPPMKIFYFLLYPGIVVFNGAANAFTRSLGVPPASETDETLGERELLRVLTRSGEGGDIDVAEVTMIERVFDLDDIVVREVMVPRPDVVSVPADSSLSDLHSIVLEEGHTRYPVLQADDGDQVVGFVDVKDVLRAEVGGENAEVVGDIAREIIIAPETMALSDLLRQFREDQQQMAAVIDEWGALEGIATVEDVVEALVGDLRDEFDVDEREPSIRQRDDDGYDVDGGVPLSTINDVIEGDLTSEEVETIGGLVLEQLDRAPERGDRVEIDRHVLEVTGVEGTRISTIRVHDRAVDDPGPD
- a CDS encoding CHRD domain-containing protein, with product MSGTLHAVFSSTMDRRELLQAGAGALALTQVPIALAQDDEDFDAAALFSAGSMTGDQQNPPLESDGVGAAVFSLSQDASELHYVLLNTELEGVTQAHIHAGEREETGDVVAFLFGQRDEDGVYTGEIEGGVTFNGVHATGTITEDDLLGPFEGESFQILVDAMQNEETYVNVHTVEHPEGEIRGQLMEVQDIDIKFTEMDDIWHEGGQLHMQPDSRLLIRENDEIIHHHDNTRGRQRHHDPETDGDDERGREPDDDGRGRGPDHGPDDARGRGRGDHHRRRRDDDDE
- a CDS encoding ATP-binding protein, whose protein sequence is MSHRPGIVGLIATEDGGVAEIETALTERGHEVRAATEVESARKLANERAVDCLVVAGGDGVDVVAVLSVINEADALLPTVCYPYAGSEALAARTIELDVDTYVPRSAGLESLVAAVDDACAAGDDPLRDAEGMLRTLTDAVPVSLSIYFKDAMGRHLHVSEHFPKLIGPPYMETPDEKIIHHPADALGMTDFDLYGPELGVETAADEERIMKTGEPIVDKLEDASESGDEDYYVSTTKAPWYDSTGRLRGIVGVTIDVSERERNRRTLARQNERLERFASTLSHDLRNPLAIAQGRLRELEGDSEAVADVEWALDRMDQLISEMLELARQGSVVDDPEPVDLALPARHAWDTVAAGGTLTVGDLRTVEGDPERIRTLFENLFRNAVEHGGDDVAIAVQDTADGFAVTDDGPGIPGDDPSEIFEHGFTTRADGTGFGLSIVREIADAHGWTIDATNGAAGGARFDVRVVHPPDGGGDE
- a CDS encoding geranylgeranylglycerol-phosphate geranylgeranyltransferase → MDVGTALRGYFDLTRAGNAITSGVLTFVGAYVTGGAFEEPLAATAAVVATIFGVAAGNSINDYFDRDIDAINAPDRPLPRGAVSPRGALLFSGGLFAGAVVLALTLPPLAIAIALVNLVALVAYTKLFKGLPGAGNVVVAYLGGSTFLFGAAAVATPDAAALVLFVLAALSTLAREVVKDVEDVEGDRSEGLNTLPIAIGERRSLQFAVLLVLVAVLVSPAPYLVDALGVSYLIVVVPALAILVYASYRSFEDPTRGQSFLKYGMLVATLAFVVGRAVPLS